A window from Telopea speciosissima isolate NSW1024214 ecotype Mountain lineage chromosome 8, Tspe_v1, whole genome shotgun sequence encodes these proteins:
- the LOC122671022 gene encoding U-box domain-containing protein 45-like: protein MDVAEVEESLFAASDAKLHAGMCSTLSAILCKILDIFPVLEAARPRSKSGIQALCSLHVALEKAKNLLQHCSDCSKLYLAITGDSVRLKFEKARVALAESLRRVEDIVPEAIGSQISEIVTELKGTVFSVDLLEKQVGDEVITLLQQERKFNSNCNDNNELEIFHQAALKLGITSSRAALTERRALKKLIERARLEEDKRKESIVACLLHLMRKYSKVFRNEFSDDNDSQGSAPCSPTVLGFLEDGSGGQAFDRQFSKLCSKLCSFSFKSNGRRSGQMAVPPEELRCPISLQLMYDPVIISSGQTYERICIEKWFSDGHRTCPKTQQQLSHQSLTPNYCVKGLVSSWCEHNGVPVPDGPPESLDLNYWRLALSESESTDSRSMESVSSCKLKGVKVVPMEESGVAVELERNEVDDVSCPEEVDDLDMARGYDSLLAILDGHEDAEKQCKVVEQIRLLLKDDEEARICMGANGFLEALVRFLEAAVREGNQKAQGIGAMALFNLAVNNDRNKKMMLSAGVIPLLEEMILKSNSYKSATALYLNLSCLEEAKPVIGSSQAIPFLVRLLQNESEPQCKLDALHCLYNLSIYPSNIPILLSAGIIEGLHALLVDPVDHTWTEKSIAVLINLASNNSGKKEIASIRGLISALSAILDSGEAIEQEQAVSCLLILCNGNDNCSELVLEEGVIPALVSISVNGTARGKERAQKLLMLFREQRQRDPLPVVQTQKEPKGIVFEDLLPSPEPKPLCKSGSRRAMSRAWASLWKTKNYSSSSVSQS, encoded by the exons ATGGATGTTGCTGAGGTCGAAGAGAGTCTTTTTGCTGCCAGCGATGCCAAG TTACATGCAGGGATGTGTAGTACACTCTCTGCAATTCTTTGCAAAATATTGGACATTTTTCCAGTCTTAGAGGCAGCAAGGCCCAGAAGCAAGTCAGGTATCCAGGCCTTATGTTCGTTACATGTTGCACTTGAGAAGGCCAAGAATCTTCTTCAGCATTGTTCAGATTGCAGTAAACTTTACCTG GCTATAACAGGGGACTCTGTTCGCTTAAAATTTGAGAAGGCAAGGGTTGCTCTTGCAGAGAGTCTTAGGCGTGTTGAAGACATTGTCCCTGAAGCAATTGGTTCCCAG ATTTCAGAGATTGTCACTGAACTTAAAGGGACTGTTTTCTCCGTTGATTTATTAGAGAAGCAAGTTGGTGATGAAGTGATTACGTTGCTTCAGCAGGAGAGAAAATTTAACAGCAATTGTAATGACAATAATGAACTAGAAATTTTCCACCAGGCTGCATTGAAGCTTGGCATCACTTCTTCAAGGGCAGCGCTCACAGAGAGAAGAGCTCTCAAGAAGCTGATTGAAAGAGCGCGGCTCGAGGAAGACAAGCGGAAGGAATCGATCGTGGCTTGCCTTTTACATCTTATGAGAAAATACTCCAAGGTATTCAGAAATGAGTTCTCAGATGACAATGATTCTCAGGGATCAGCGCCATGTTCCCCAACTGTTCTGGGCTTCTTAGAAGATGGAAGTGGTGGCCAGGCCTTTGATCGACAGTTCTCAAAACTATGTTCAAAACTATGTTCCTTTAGTTTTAAGTCAAATGGTCGGAGATCAGGGCAAATGGCAGTACCACCTGAGGAGTTGAGGTGTCCGATATCGTTGCAACTCATGTATGACCCAGTCATAATATCATCTGGCCAGACTTATGAGCGGATCTGCATTGAGAAATGGTTTAGTGATGGGCACAGAACTTGCCCGAAGACTCAACAGCAGCTTTCCCATCAGTCTTTAACTCCAAATTATTGTGTTAAGGGTCTTGTTTCTAGTTGGTGTGAACATAATGGGGTACCTGTTCCTGATGGCCCCCCAGAATCTCTTGATCTAAACTACTGGAGGCTGGCATTGTCTGAATCAGAGTCTACGGATTCAAGATCCATGGAGAGTGTTAGCTCCTGCAAGTTGAAAGGTGTTAAGGTAGTACCTATGGAGGAGAGTGGAGTTGCTGTGGAacttgaaagaaatgaagtgGATGATGTATCTTGCCCAGAGGAAGTTGATGACCTAGACATGGCTCGAGGATATGATAGCTTACTAGCCATCTTAGACGGACATGAGGATGCAGAAAAACAATGCAAGGTAGTGGAACAGATACGACTACTGTTGAAGGATGATGAAGAAGCCAGGATTTGTATGGGAGCCAATGGCTTTCTTGAGGCTCTGGTAAGGTTTCTAGAGGCAGCTGTCCGTGAGGGTAATCAAAAGGCACAAGGGATTGGAGCTATGGCCCTCTTCAACCTAGCTGTTAACAATGACAG GAACAAGAAAATGATGTTATCTGCTGGTGTAATTCCTTTGCTGGAAGAAATGATCCTCAAGTCAAATTCATACAAGTCTGCAACAGCTCTCTACCTGAACCTCTCGTGCCTTGAGGAAGCGAAGCCAGTCATTGGTTCAAGCCAGGCAATTCCGTTCTTGGTCCGTCTCCTTCAAAATGAATCTGAACCCCAGTGCAAGCTTGATGCTCTCCATTGCCTCTACAATCTCTCCATTTACCCCTCAAACATTCCCATCCTCCTCTCAGCTGGCATCATTGAAGGGCTTCATGCTCTCCTTGTGGACCCTGTTGATCACACTTGGACCGAAAAATCGATTGCAGTACTTATAAATTTGGCATCGAATAATTcaggaaagaaagagattgCATCAATTCGAGGCCTCATTAGTGCGCTTTCTGCCATATTGGATAGTGGCGAGGCCATTGAACAGGAGCAAGCTGTATCGTGTCTTTTGATCTTGTGTAATGGCAATGACAACTGCAGTGAATTGGTCCTAGAAGAAGGTGTGATACCTGCATTGGTTTCAATCTCAGTGAATGGAACAgcaagagggaaagagagggcGCAGAAGCTTTTGATGCTCTTCAGGGAGCAGCGTCAGCGGGATCCATTACCTGTTGTTCAGACACaaaaggagccaaagggaattgtttttgaagatctccttccgTCTCCAGAACCAAAGCCGCTATGTAAATCCGGATCAAGAAGGGCGATGAGTAGGGCTTGGGCTTCTTTATGGAAGACCAAGAACTATTCGTCGTCGTCGGTGTCCCAGTCTTAG
- the LOC122671025 gene encoding ureide permease 1-like isoform X2 — MDFGDLPSLVSLSIETQRIYYSGLKMYLVESKAGAIFCMLLSLFFLGTWPACMTVLERRGRLPQHTYLDYSITNFLAAVIIAFTFGQIGPSKPGMPNFITQLSQDNWPSILFAMAGGIVISLGNLSMQYAWAFVGLSVTAVIASSITVVIGTTLNYFLDNRINNAAILFPGVGCFLIAVLLGSRVHSSNASDNKAKLIKLSESQKDGTRAIEVSESQESVQKIGDLEDGSVHVDKAKAGTARFLIDLENKRSIKVFGKSTVIGLGLTTFSGVCFSLFSPAFNLATNDQWHTLKAGVPHLVVYTAFFYFSISSFVLGIILNISFLYYPVLNLPRTSFKAYLNDWNGRNWALLAGLLCGFGNGLQFMGGQAAGYAAADAVQALPLVSTFWGILLFGEYRRSSKKTYILLVSMLFMFIVAVGVLLASSGHRTN, encoded by the exons ACTGGTTTCTCTTTCAATTGAGACTCAGAGGATCTATTACAGTGGGCTCAAGATGTATTTGGTGGAGAGTAAGGCTGGTGCTATATTCTGCATgttgctttctctcttcttcctagGCACTTGGCCTGCTTGTATGACAGTCTTAGAGAGAAGGGGTCGGCTTCCTCAGCATACTTACTTGGATTACTCCATTACAAATTTCTTAGCTGCTGTCATCATTGCTTTCACCTTTGGTCAGATTGGTCCCAGCAAACCAGGCATGCCAAATTTCATAACTCAGCTTTCTCAG GACAACTGGCCCTCTATACTGTTCGCAATGGCAGGTGGGATAGTTATCAGCCTTGGGAACCTTTCTATGCAGTATGCTTGGGCTTTTGTTGGTCTGTCAGTGACAGCGGTAATCGCTTCAAGTATAACTGTTGTAATAG GCACAACATTAAATTACTTCTTAGACAATCGAATCAATAATGCTGCAATTCTTTTTCCGGGGGTTGGATGCTTCCTCATTGCAGTTCTCTTGGGATCGAGAGTTCACTCCTCCAATGCATCCGACAATAAAGCAAAACTTATAAAACTTTCAGAAAGTCAGAAGGATGGAACAAG GGCCATAGAAGTTTCAGAGTCGCAAGAATCTGTCCAGA aaataggGGACTTGGAGGATGGAAGTGTTCATGTAGATAAAGCAAAAGCTGGGACTGCAAGGTTCCTCATAGATCTTGAAAACAAAAGATCAATCAAG GTTTTTGGAAAGAGTACTGTGATTGGTTTGGGGCTAACTACCTTTTCTGGAGTTTGCTTCTCCCTCTTCTCACCAGCATTCAATTTGGCGACGAATGACCAGTGGCATACATTGAAAGCAGGGGTTCCTCATTTGGTTGTATACACTGCATTTTTTTACTTCTCAATCTCTTCTTTCGTCCTTGGCATCATTCTAAATATCAGCTTCCTCTACTACCCGGTACTCAATTTACCCAGAACGTCGTTTAAGGCTTATCTAAATGATTGGAATGGTAGAAACTGGGCGCTCTTGGCTGGACTTTTATGTGGGTTTGGGAATGGTTTACAATTCATGGGAGGTCAAGCTGCAGGATACGCCGCCGCTGATGCTGTGCAG GCACTTCCTCTTGTGAGCACTTTTTGGGGTATACTTTTGTTTGGAGAATATCGGAGGTCATCCAAGAAAACATACATATTGCTGGTGAGCATGCTATTCATGTTTATTGTGGCTGTAGGTGTGCTCCTGGCATCATCTGGGCATCGGACAAATTGA
- the LOC122671025 gene encoding ureide permease 1-like isoform X1 — MDFGDLPSLVSLSIETQRIYYSGLKMYLVESKAGAIFCMLLSLFFLGTWPACMTVLERRGRLPQHTYLDYSITNFLAAVIIAFTFGQIGPSKPGMPNFITQLSQDNWPSILFAMAGGIVISLGNLSMQYAWAFVGLSVTAVIASSITVVIGTTLNYFLDNRINNAAILFPGVGCFLIAVLLGSRVHSSNASDNKAKLIKLSESQKDGTRAIEVSESQESVQKKGDLEDGSVHVDKAKAGTARFLIDLENKRSIKVFGKSTVIGLGLTTFSGVCFSLFSPAFNLATNDQWHTLKAGVPHLVVYTAFFYFSISSFVLGIILNISFLYYPVLNLPRTSFKAYLNDWNGRNWALLAGLLCGFGNGLQFMGGQAAGYAAADAVQALPLVSTFWGILLFGEYRRSSKKTYILLVSMLFMFIVAVGVLLASSGHRTN; from the exons ACTGGTTTCTCTTTCAATTGAGACTCAGAGGATCTATTACAGTGGGCTCAAGATGTATTTGGTGGAGAGTAAGGCTGGTGCTATATTCTGCATgttgctttctctcttcttcctagGCACTTGGCCTGCTTGTATGACAGTCTTAGAGAGAAGGGGTCGGCTTCCTCAGCATACTTACTTGGATTACTCCATTACAAATTTCTTAGCTGCTGTCATCATTGCTTTCACCTTTGGTCAGATTGGTCCCAGCAAACCAGGCATGCCAAATTTCATAACTCAGCTTTCTCAG GACAACTGGCCCTCTATACTGTTCGCAATGGCAGGTGGGATAGTTATCAGCCTTGGGAACCTTTCTATGCAGTATGCTTGGGCTTTTGTTGGTCTGTCAGTGACAGCGGTAATCGCTTCAAGTATAACTGTTGTAATAG GCACAACATTAAATTACTTCTTAGACAATCGAATCAATAATGCTGCAATTCTTTTTCCGGGGGTTGGATGCTTCCTCATTGCAGTTCTCTTGGGATCGAGAGTTCACTCCTCCAATGCATCCGACAATAAAGCAAAACTTATAAAACTTTCAGAAAGTCAGAAGGATGGAACAAG GGCCATAGAAGTTTCAGAGTCGCAAGAATCTGTCCAGAAGAAAG gGGACTTGGAGGATGGAAGTGTTCATGTAGATAAAGCAAAAGCTGGGACTGCAAGGTTCCTCATAGATCTTGAAAACAAAAGATCAATCAAG GTTTTTGGAAAGAGTACTGTGATTGGTTTGGGGCTAACTACCTTTTCTGGAGTTTGCTTCTCCCTCTTCTCACCAGCATTCAATTTGGCGACGAATGACCAGTGGCATACATTGAAAGCAGGGGTTCCTCATTTGGTTGTATACACTGCATTTTTTTACTTCTCAATCTCTTCTTTCGTCCTTGGCATCATTCTAAATATCAGCTTCCTCTACTACCCGGTACTCAATTTACCCAGAACGTCGTTTAAGGCTTATCTAAATGATTGGAATGGTAGAAACTGGGCGCTCTTGGCTGGACTTTTATGTGGGTTTGGGAATGGTTTACAATTCATGGGAGGTCAAGCTGCAGGATACGCCGCCGCTGATGCTGTGCAG GCACTTCCTCTTGTGAGCACTTTTTGGGGTATACTTTTGTTTGGAGAATATCGGAGGTCATCCAAGAAAACATACATATTGCTGGTGAGCATGCTATTCATGTTTATTGTGGCTGTAGGTGTGCTCCTGGCATCATCTGGGCATCGGACAAATTGA